The following are from one region of the Blastocatellia bacterium genome:
- a CDS encoding penicillin-binding transpeptidase domain-containing protein, which translates to MRRFGRQLALILSVIVGFHLCGPLRSTPAAEPSVQSRQASSGRKKVKKPSPVRRVSRRRTRPSSRYLRLDAALKNETRQAIAEDDLRGEDPEVRRAVLDAMGDYAGTVVVMDPHTGRIYSIVNQRWALRKAFKPCSTIKLPVAVAGLSEGLIDPNALVPLGHRSPALNLTEALAQSNNRYFDVLGAQLGREKIIAYAREWGLGSCTGINLPGEVPGKLPPEKLPASSRRRSSASPAAAVGLMASHGDGFEVTALQLAILTSALANGGYLYQPQVVRSEEEARNFRPLLIRQLNLSEEHRRSIIAGMVGAVQYGTAKSAYDPAIPIAGKTGSCRNDTLWTGLFVSFAPVHRPQLVVVVITEGLGQRGPIAAQIAGRIYQRLAHRLADRPVAESPASAATALPSSSFARLSLQTLSWILSLLIRLSGPLGLFG; encoded by the coding sequence ATGAGGAGATTCGGTCGCCAACTCGCGCTGATTCTGAGCGTTATTGTGGGATTCCATCTCTGTGGACCTCTGCGCTCAACGCCAGCCGCTGAGCCCTCCGTCCAATCGCGCCAGGCATCTTCCGGCAGGAAGAAGGTCAAGAAACCCTCACCCGTCCGCCGAGTTTCGCGGCGTCGCACGCGCCCATCCAGCCGTTATTTGCGGCTGGATGCCGCTTTGAAGAATGAGACGCGGCAGGCCATTGCCGAGGATGATCTCCGCGGAGAAGACCCCGAGGTCCGCCGGGCCGTCCTCGATGCCATGGGAGATTATGCGGGGACGGTCGTCGTCATGGACCCCCATACGGGGCGGATCTACAGCATCGTCAACCAGCGATGGGCGCTGCGGAAGGCGTTCAAGCCGTGTTCGACGATCAAGCTTCCGGTGGCTGTGGCGGGACTGAGCGAAGGACTCATTGATCCGAATGCCCTCGTTCCGCTGGGGCATCGTTCTCCGGCCCTCAATCTCACGGAGGCGCTGGCTCAGTCCAATAACCGCTACTTTGACGTGCTTGGGGCGCAACTGGGGCGAGAGAAAATCATCGCTTATGCCCGCGAGTGGGGATTGGGAAGTTGCACCGGCATCAATCTTCCCGGCGAAGTGCCGGGCAAACTCCCGCCGGAAAAACTCCCGGCATCATCCCGACGGCGGTCGTCCGCATCGCCGGCAGCGGCCGTCGGTCTCATGGCCAGTCACGGTGACGGCTTTGAGGTCACAGCCCTCCAGTTGGCGATACTCACATCAGCCCTTGCCAACGGAGGATACCTGTACCAGCCACAAGTGGTGAGATCGGAGGAAGAAGCGCGAAACTTTCGGCCTCTGTTAATTCGCCAGCTCAACCTCTCTGAGGAACATCGCCGCAGCATCATCGCCGGAATGGTGGGAGCTGTCCAGTACGGAACGGCCAAGTCGGCGTACGATCCGGCCATCCCCATTGCCGGAAAAACGGGAAGTTGTCGCAACGATACTCTGTGGACGGGCCTGTTTGTCTCTTTCGCTCCCGTCCATCGGCCTCAGCTCGTCGTCGTCGTGATCACCGAAGGACTCGGTCAGCGTGGTCCCATTGCCGCGCAGATCGCCGGGCGGATTTACCAGCGCCTGGCCCATCGCCTGGCTGATCGTCCCGTCGCGGAATCCCCGGCATCGGCAGCGACCGCTCTTCCGTCCTCGTCCTTCGCGCGTCTGTCTCTTCAGACTCTCTCCTGGATCCTCTCTCTGTTAATCCGGCTGAGTGGACCTCTGGGACTGTTCGGCTGA